The Esox lucius isolate fEsoLuc1 chromosome 5, fEsoLuc1.pri, whole genome shotgun sequence genome includes a region encoding these proteins:
- the agt gene encoding angiotensinogen, with protein sequence MRYIFLSLLLASWLSVGLANRVYVHPFHLFASENVSCETIISEVNRTLETVPLTPIDNDSIAPDTRAPSDTDGLKQNVTQRTAVLAELLNSLGLRMYQTLSHKHKDSNTLLSPMNSYGTLVTLYLGASKKTAIPYQQLLGLNRDTDREDCVSLVDGHNVLRTLQDINSLVDGPTDEIDTRVWAFVRQGADLSKDFVQGTKDFSDTSYIRAVNFSDPEKAEIQVNPFVQMTSAGKITNLFKDLSPITDLLFVSSVHFKGNWRTAFQPEKTTMQEFKVDETTTVSVPLMTHTGNYKYLNDKSRKCKVVKLALSKRAYMLLVLPDEGSSLNDLEAKLRSDVISGWHSHLKEGFLELSLPKFSMSALTDLRSLLSDMAAEIEKRLLGSEAEFERLSSKKPFNVDKVFNKAAFEMSEDGAEIQDKTQDGGIPLKLTVNRPFFFAIVEGNSNAILMLGKIKDPSL encoded by the exons ATGCGCTACATATTTTTGTCTTTGCTCCTCGCCTCCTGGCTCTCGGTGGGACTGGCGAACCGTGTCTACGTCCACCCATTCCACCTCTTTGCTTCTGAGAATGTCAGCTGTGAGACCATCATAAGCGAAGTGAACAGAACCCTGGAGACAGTCCCGTTGACCCCCATTGACAATGACAGCATTGCCCCAGACACTCGGGCCCCCTCAGACACTGACGGACTGAAACAGAACGTCACTCAGCGTACTGCCGTTCTGGCCGAGCTGCTCAACTCGCTGGGGCTCCGCATGTACCAGACTCTGAGCCACAAGCATAAGGACTCCAACACATTGCTCTCTCCCATGAACTCCTATGGCACCCTGGTCACGTTGTATCTTGGGGCCTCCAAGAAAACAGCCATCCCTTATCAGCAACTGCTTGGCCTGAACAGGGACACTGACAGAGAAGACTGTGTCTCCTTAGTGGACGGGCACAATGTCCTCCGCACTCTACAGGACATTAACTCCCTGGTGGATGGGCCCACGGATGAGATTGACACTAGGGTGTGGGCCTTTGTTCGTCAGGGAGCCGACCTCTCCAAGGACTTTGTCCAAGGCACCAAGGATTTTTCTGATACCTCATACATCAGAGCAGTAAATTTTTCAGATCCAGAGAAGGCCGAGATCCAGGTAAACCCTTTCGTCCAGATGACTTCAGCGGGGAAAATCACAAACCTGTTCAAGGACCTCAGCCCCATCACCGATCTCTTATTTGTCAGCTCTGTCCATTTTAAAG GCAACTGGAGGACAGCATTCCAGCCGGAGAAAACGACCATGCAGGAATTCAAGGTCGACGAGACGACAACAGTCTCAGTTCCACTCATGACCCACACAGGCAACTACAAGTACCTGAATGATAAGAGCAGAAAGTGCAAAGTGGTGAAACTGGCTCTGAGCAAACGGGCGTACATGCTCCTGGTGCTGCCCGATGAGGGAAGCAGCCTGAATGACTTGGAGGCTAAGCTACGGTCAGACGTAATCTCTGGCTGGCACAGCCACCTGAAGGAGGG GTTTCTGGAACTGTCTCTGCCAAAATTCTCCATGTCAGCCTTGACTGACCTGAGGTCATTGCTCTCTGACATGGCAGCTGAGATTGAGAAACGTCTACTGGGTTCAGAAGCGGAGTTTGAGAGACTCAGTAGCAAGAAGCCGTTCAATGTAGATAAG GTGTTCAACAAGGCAGCATTTGAGATGTCTGAAGATGGCGCTGAGATCCAAGACAAGACCCAAGATGGTGGCATTCCTCTTAAACTTACAGTCAACAGGCCCTTCTTCTTTGCTATTGTAGAGGGAAACTCCAATGCAATTCTCATGTTGGGAAAAATAAAAGACCCATCCCTTTAG